From Bradyrhizobium symbiodeficiens, the proteins below share one genomic window:
- a CDS encoding PLP-dependent aminotransferase family protein yields MSKFEYVKLADAIASDISNGTLRPGDRLPPQRNFAYDRGIAVSTASRVYTELLRRGLVVGEVGRGTFISGDIRREVEALSEPRDARIDFEVNYPLLPQQWAMIAKSLAGLERVDALESALRVSTSTGTKSARNAAAAYLARKDFVPQAEQIVFTANGKQSLAAALAALVPTGGRCGVEALTYPYVKSIAARLGITLVPIPMDEFGARPDAIQKAHREAHLSALYLQPIIQNPLGVTMNATRRADIMRVAEKLDLTIIEDAVYGFLADDTPLAALGPDRCIVIDSLSKKVAPGLALGILVAPPRLRESVMSAVRTGGWIASGHALASGQRLMADGTVAELTRLKRIDASRRQQTAARLLAGYQIAADTRSYHLWLTLPPHWRSQTFVAAAARRGIALTPSSTFAIAHGHAPNAVRLALAPPTFEQLDSGLRTIVSLLGTKEEDFDSTE; encoded by the coding sequence ATGTCCAAGTTCGAGTACGTGAAGCTTGCCGATGCCATTGCCTCGGATATCTCTAATGGCACGTTAAGACCTGGCGATCGGCTGCCGCCGCAGCGCAATTTTGCCTATGACCGCGGCATCGCGGTCTCGACCGCGAGCCGGGTTTATACGGAATTGCTCCGCCGCGGGCTCGTCGTCGGCGAGGTCGGCCGCGGCACCTTCATCTCCGGCGACATCAGGCGCGAGGTCGAAGCATTGAGCGAGCCGCGCGATGCGCGGATCGATTTCGAGGTCAATTATCCGCTATTGCCGCAGCAATGGGCGATGATCGCCAAGAGCCTCGCGGGGCTGGAGCGCGTCGACGCGCTGGAATCCGCGCTGCGCGTTTCGACCAGCACCGGCACCAAGAGCGCGCGCAACGCGGCTGCCGCCTATCTCGCGCGCAAGGATTTCGTGCCGCAGGCCGAGCAGATCGTCTTCACCGCCAACGGCAAGCAATCGCTCGCCGCCGCGCTCGCGGCACTCGTCCCCACCGGCGGCCGTTGCGGCGTCGAGGCGCTGACCTACCCTTACGTCAAGAGCATCGCGGCGCGGCTCGGCATCACGCTCGTCCCGATTCCCATGGACGAATTCGGCGCACGTCCCGATGCGATCCAGAAAGCGCATCGCGAGGCGCATCTGTCGGCGCTGTATCTGCAGCCCATCATCCAGAACCCGCTCGGCGTCACCATGAACGCGACGCGGCGCGCCGACATCATGCGGGTCGCCGAGAAGCTCGACCTCACCATCATCGAAGACGCCGTCTACGGCTTCCTCGCCGACGACACGCCGCTGGCTGCGCTCGGGCCGGACCGCTGCATCGTGATCGACAGCCTGTCCAAGAAGGTCGCGCCGGGCCTCGCGCTCGGCATCCTCGTGGCGCCGCCTCGCTTGCGCGAGAGCGTGATGAGCGCGGTCCGCACCGGCGGCTGGATCGCCTCGGGCCACGCGCTCGCCTCCGGACAACGGCTGATGGCCGACGGCACCGTCGCCGAGCTGACGCGGCTGAAACGCATCGACGCCTCGCGGCGGCAGCAGACCGCGGCAAGGCTGCTCGCCGGCTACCAGATCGCCGCCGACACCCGCTCGTATCATCTCTGGCTGACCCTGCCGCCACACTGGCGCTCGCAAACCTTCGTCGCCGCCGCCGCGCGGCGCGGCATCGCGCTGACGCCGTCCTCCACCTTCGCGATCGCCCACGGCCATGCACCGAACGCGGTGCGCCTCGCCCTCGCCCCGCCCACCTTCGAGCAGCTCGACTCGGGCCTGCGCACGATCGTCTCGCTGCTCGGCACCAAGGAAGAGGATTTCGACTCGACCGAGTAG
- a CDS encoding alpha/beta fold hydrolase gives MTDPLQPISSGAGPTLHQRTFSSPRQTTHYIECGQADAPLMIFLHGWPSISLMWRAQMDAFAADGWHCVAPDLRGFGSSSAPAANEAYTIEEVVADMAELHDHLGGRPAIWVGHDWGCVVVGELVAHQPKRSRGVVLTSLAYQPAGHALHTVVPLVDRTIYPADQYPDGQWDYYRYYTTHFEAAVADLDADLAASLASIFRPGSAAGINKVSPNAMVTRNGGRFGAAHRAPPTEPDPALWPPADFDVLVQAFKTHGFRPSCAWYLNDDANIAYARKAPNGGRIAQPVLFVNGDFDQICTIIGNRQGDPMSAACPDLTVTSIPAGHWLPLERKAEHIEAIRTWLRNKKL, from the coding sequence ATGACAGATCCACTGCAACCGATCAGTTCTGGGGCCGGACCAACGCTCCACCAACGCACTTTCAGTTCGCCTCGTCAGACCACGCACTACATCGAGTGCGGGCAAGCCGACGCACCGTTGATGATCTTCCTCCATGGCTGGCCGAGCATCAGTTTGATGTGGCGCGCTCAGATGGACGCGTTCGCCGCCGATGGTTGGCACTGCGTCGCTCCTGATCTGCGCGGCTTCGGCAGTTCTTCCGCGCCCGCGGCCAACGAGGCCTACACCATCGAGGAAGTCGTGGCGGACATGGCGGAACTCCATGACCACCTTGGCGGCCGGCCTGCGATCTGGGTCGGTCACGACTGGGGCTGTGTTGTGGTCGGTGAATTGGTCGCGCATCAGCCCAAGCGCAGCCGTGGTGTCGTGCTGACCTCGCTCGCGTATCAACCCGCCGGGCACGCCCTGCACACAGTCGTCCCGCTGGTCGACCGAACGATCTATCCGGCTGACCAATATCCGGATGGCCAATGGGACTACTACCGCTACTACACGACGCACTTCGAGGCCGCAGTTGCCGACCTCGATGCTGACCTGGCAGCATCGTTGGCGTCGATCTTTCGGCCAGGCAGCGCCGCCGGCATCAACAAGGTTTCGCCGAATGCGATGGTCACACGCAACGGAGGGCGCTTTGGCGCCGCGCACCGTGCCCCGCCGACTGAGCCTGATCCGGCTCTCTGGCCGCCAGCCGACTTCGACGTGCTGGTGCAGGCATTCAAGACTCACGGCTTCCGTCCATCCTGCGCGTGGTACCTGAACGACGACGCCAACATCGCCTACGCGCGCAAGGCGCCCAACGGCGGCCGCATCGCGCAGCCGGTGCTGTTCGTCAACGGCGACTTTGATCAGATCTGCACCATCATTGGAAATCGCCAAGGCGATCCGATGAGCGCGGCCTGCCCGGACCTTACCGTGACGAGTATACCCGCCGGGCATTGGCTGCCGCTGGAACGCAAGGCAGAACACATCGAGGCGATCCGCACCTGGCTCCGGAACAAAAAGCTCTGA
- a CDS encoding bifunctional diguanylate cyclase/phosphodiesterase — protein MHQVLYCLTDEHDWRLVVLAGAVCLLASAAAISLFHRARATQGVGRLTWLGLDAAVSGCGIWATHFIAMLAYGPGGAGAYNIPVTILSLIFAISVTFVGLSIAVASSRAVWIVLGGAIVGGGVAAMHYTGMAALEMPARVHWIGSTVAVSVLSGIVFAALALLVAVRRDDLFHALTAMVLLTVAIVAHHFTAMGAVVLTPDPTLAIGGLSIPPASLSFLTASAAVAIIAIALVAALLDRRARGELGAQQMVLDTALENMSQGLCMFDADGKIMLFNERYAAMLRRTDVALTGRLLVDVLREEQAKGEWQGDADEFFARLVADAREGRTTTDVVNRFGRSIRVVNQPMQSGGWVATFEDITEWLEAQAKISHMARHDALTSLPNRVLFHEQLEQGLRRTRSGDQLAVLCLDLDHFKDINDSLGHPIGDALLKEVGRRLTAAVGENDTVARLGGDEFAVVQIGRSEETAARSLAGRLVEAISAPYEIDDHQIVIGVSIGISLSPQDGSNPDELLKNADLALYRAKADGRGTYRFFETGMDARAQARRLLEMDLRAALQRDEFEAYYQPIRDVASGRVVAFEALLRWNHPQRGLIAPIDFIPLAEETGLILQLGEFVLRSACTDAATWPDDVDLAVNLSPVQFKNPNLIASVIAALAASGLDARRLELEITESVLLQNSEATLATLHELRAMGVRISLDDFGTGYSSLSYLRSFPFDKIKIDRSFVSELATREDSMAIIRAVTGLGRSLGIVTTAEGVENDAQLELLRREGCTQAQGYLFSKPRPASDVAVMLNRPRLLASA, from the coding sequence ATGCATCAAGTTCTCTACTGTCTCACCGACGAGCACGATTGGCGGCTCGTTGTGCTCGCCGGCGCGGTGTGTCTGCTTGCCAGCGCGGCCGCGATCAGCCTGTTCCACCGGGCGCGGGCGACTCAGGGCGTCGGACGCCTGACCTGGCTCGGCCTCGACGCGGCCGTCAGCGGCTGCGGCATCTGGGCGACGCATTTCATCGCGATGCTCGCCTACGGACCGGGCGGCGCCGGTGCCTACAACATTCCAGTGACGATCCTGTCGTTGATCTTTGCGATCTCCGTGACCTTCGTGGGGCTGAGCATCGCCGTGGCGTCCTCGCGCGCGGTGTGGATCGTCCTCGGCGGCGCCATCGTCGGCGGCGGTGTCGCGGCGATGCATTACACCGGCATGGCGGCGCTGGAGATGCCGGCGCGGGTGCACTGGATCGGAAGCACGGTCGCCGTCTCGGTGCTGTCGGGTATCGTCTTTGCGGCGCTTGCATTGCTCGTGGCCGTGCGGCGCGACGACCTCTTCCATGCACTGACGGCGATGGTCCTGCTGACGGTCGCCATCGTCGCGCATCATTTCACCGCCATGGGCGCGGTGGTGCTGACGCCGGATCCGACGCTCGCGATCGGTGGCCTCTCGATTCCGCCGGCCTCGCTGTCCTTCCTCACCGCCAGCGCCGCGGTTGCGATCATCGCGATCGCGCTCGTGGCCGCGCTGCTCGACCGCCGCGCGAGGGGCGAACTGGGCGCCCAGCAGATGGTGCTGGATACGGCGCTCGAGAACATGTCGCAGGGTCTTTGCATGTTCGATGCCGACGGCAAGATCATGCTGTTCAACGAGCGCTACGCAGCCATGCTTCGTCGCACCGACGTCGCGCTGACCGGCCGCCTGCTGGTCGACGTGCTCAGGGAGGAGCAGGCCAAGGGCGAGTGGCAGGGCGACGCCGATGAATTCTTCGCCCGCCTCGTCGCCGACGCGCGCGAGGGCCGCACCACGACGGACGTCGTCAACCGGTTCGGCCGTTCCATTCGGGTGGTCAACCAGCCGATGCAGAGCGGCGGCTGGGTCGCGACCTTCGAGGACATCACCGAATGGCTGGAGGCGCAGGCCAAGATCTCGCACATGGCGCGCCATGACGCGCTGACAAGCCTGCCGAACCGCGTGCTGTTCCACGAGCAGCTCGAGCAGGGACTGCGCCGGACCAGGTCGGGCGATCAGCTCGCGGTGCTTTGTCTCGATCTCGATCACTTCAAGGACATCAACGATTCGCTCGGCCATCCCATCGGCGATGCGCTGCTGAAGGAGGTCGGCCGCAGGCTGACGGCCGCCGTCGGCGAGAACGACACCGTGGCCCGACTGGGTGGCGACGAGTTCGCCGTGGTCCAGATCGGTCGTTCCGAGGAGACCGCTGCGAGATCGCTTGCCGGCCGGCTCGTCGAGGCGATCTCGGCGCCCTACGAGATCGACGACCATCAGATCGTGATCGGCGTCTCGATCGGCATCTCACTGTCGCCGCAGGACGGCAGCAATCCGGACGAGCTGTTGAAAAACGCCGACCTCGCGCTCTACCGCGCCAAGGCGGACGGCCGCGGCACCTATCGCTTCTTCGAGACCGGCATGGATGCGCGCGCGCAGGCGCGGCGCCTCCTGGAAATGGACCTGCGCGCGGCGCTGCAGCGCGACGAGTTCGAGGCCTATTATCAGCCGATCCGCGATGTCGCCAGCGGCCGCGTCGTCGCCTTCGAGGCGCTGCTGCGCTGGAACCATCCGCAGCGCGGCCTGATCGCACCCATCGATTTCATTCCGCTGGCCGAGGAGACCGGACTGATCCTCCAGCTCGGCGAATTCGTGCTGCGCTCGGCCTGCACGGATGCCGCCACCTGGCCGGACGATGTCGATCTCGCCGTCAATTTGTCGCCGGTGCAGTTCAAGAATCCGAACCTGATCGCCTCCGTGATCGCAGCGCTCGCCGCCTCGGGACTGGACGCGCGCCGTCTCGAGCTCGAGATCACCGAATCCGTGCTGCTGCAGAACAGCGAGGCGACGCTGGCCACGCTGCATGAGCTGCGCGCCATGGGCGTGCGCATCTCGCTGGACGATTTCGGCACCGGCTATTCGTCGCTGAGCTATCTGCGCAGCTTCCCGTTCGACAAGATCAAGATCGACCGCTCCTTCGTGTCGGAGTTGGCGACGCGCGAGGATTCCATGGCGATCATCCGCGCCGTGACCGGTCTCGGCCGCAGCCTCGGCATCGTCACCACCGCGGAAGGCGTCGAGAACGACGCGCAGCTCGAGCTGCTCAGGCGCGAGGGCTGCACCCAGGCGCAGGGCTATCTGTTCAGCAAGCCGCGGCCCGCCTCCGACGTGGCAGTGATGTTGAACCGCCCGCGGCTGCTGGCCTCAGCCTAA
- a CDS encoding LysR substrate-binding domain-containing protein yields the protein MFDLNQLRCFVTVAEELHFGRAATRLNMTQPPLSRQIQVLEHIIDAPLLERTSRSVRLTPAGRSFLPEARRILKLAESASQVARRIALGKTGSLKIGFTAAAAYGFLPELVAACRARLPEVDFSLKEMVSGDQFEALTSGQIDAGLLRPPIARPELTSRRVVAEPLLAAIPKKHPLANADSITIKDFDDQPFVMYSPYESRYFHDLLVALFTRADVLPRYVQHLSQIHSILAMVRAGLGLAIVPAAAASLKISDVRLRPLKLRTRVPVELFMVWRRDDENPLLSALVKIAGELASAEPTED from the coding sequence ATGTTCGACCTCAACCAACTCCGCTGCTTCGTCACGGTAGCGGAGGAATTGCATTTCGGCCGCGCCGCGACGCGGCTGAACATGACCCAGCCGCCACTGTCCCGGCAGATCCAGGTGCTCGAGCACATCATCGATGCGCCGCTGCTGGAGCGCACCAGCCGCTCGGTGCGCCTGACCCCTGCCGGGCGCAGCTTCCTGCCTGAGGCGCGGCGCATCCTCAAGCTCGCCGAAAGCGCCTCGCAGGTCGCCCGCCGCATCGCGCTCGGCAAGACCGGGTCGCTGAAGATCGGCTTCACCGCGGCCGCGGCTTATGGCTTCCTGCCCGAGCTCGTCGCGGCCTGCCGCGCCAGGCTGCCGGAGGTGGATTTTTCCCTGAAGGAGATGGTGTCGGGCGACCAGTTCGAGGCGCTGACCTCGGGCCAGATCGACGCCGGCCTGCTCAGGCCGCCGATCGCGCGGCCCGAACTCACCAGCCGCCGCGTCGTCGCCGAGCCCCTGCTCGCCGCGATTCCGAAGAAGCATCCACTTGCGAATGCCGACAGCATCACCATCAAGGATTTCGACGACCAGCCCTTCGTGATGTATTCGCCCTATGAGAGCCGCTACTTCCACGATCTCCTGGTGGCGCTGTTCACCCGCGCCGACGTGCTGCCGCGCTATGTCCAGCATCTCAGCCAGATCCACTCGATCCTCGCCATGGTGCGCGCCGGCCTCGGCCTTGCCATCGTGCCGGCGGCGGCGGCGAGCCTGAAGATTTCCGACGTGCGCCTGCGCCCGCTGAAACTGCGCACGCGCGTCCCCGTCGAGCTGTTCATGGTCTGGCGCCGCGACGACGAGAATCCGCTGCTGTCGGCGCTCGTCAAAATCGCCGGCGAGCTGGCCTCGGCGGAGCCAACGGAAGATTGA
- a CDS encoding lysylphosphatidylglycerol synthase transmembrane domain-containing protein has translation MHGLLPALKRGFKRWIGWRRLGVAASIFIIAFAITSLVRTLKGIDTGVILTALTEIPRGSIGLAAICVFFAFCTLTFYDFFALRTIGKKHVPYRIAALSSFTSYSIGHNIGATVFTGGAIRFRIYSDYGLNAIDVAKICFLSGLTFWLGNIFVLSIGMAIHPDAASSMDQLPSSINRLIALGGLASIGAYLVWLVMGEKRRELGQKGWKVVLPSAPLTLVQILIGVVDLGFCATAMYLLMPANPPIDFMSLAVVFILATLLGFASHAPGSIGVFDAAMLLALPEFGREQLLATLLVFRILYFVIPFGLAISIMGARELWMNVVEPWQERRRLAEACAQANLPKQVAAMERERTLRQASKR, from the coding sequence ATGCACGGACTGCTGCCAGCGCTGAAGCGCGGGTTCAAGAGATGGATCGGCTGGCGACGCCTTGGAGTTGCCGCGAGCATCTTCATCATCGCCTTCGCGATCACCTCGCTGGTGCGGACCCTCAAGGGCATCGATACCGGGGTCATCCTGACCGCGTTAACCGAGATTCCCCGCGGGAGCATCGGGCTGGCGGCGATCTGCGTGTTCTTCGCGTTCTGTACGCTGACCTTCTACGACTTTTTTGCACTGCGAACGATCGGCAAGAAGCACGTGCCGTACCGCATTGCGGCGCTCTCCAGCTTCACGTCCTATTCGATCGGCCACAACATCGGCGCCACGGTCTTCACCGGGGGCGCGATCCGCTTCCGGATCTATTCGGACTATGGGCTGAACGCGATCGACGTCGCCAAGATCTGTTTCCTGTCGGGCCTGACCTTCTGGCTCGGTAACATCTTCGTGCTGTCGATCGGCATGGCGATCCATCCCGATGCGGCGTCCTCGATGGATCAGCTCCCCTCCTCGATCAACCGGCTGATCGCGCTTGGCGGGCTTGCCTCGATCGGCGCCTACCTGGTCTGGCTCGTGATGGGCGAGAAGCGGCGCGAGCTTGGCCAGAAGGGCTGGAAGGTGGTGCTGCCGTCGGCACCGCTGACGCTGGTCCAGATCCTGATCGGGGTGGTCGATCTCGGCTTCTGCGCCACGGCGATGTACCTGCTGATGCCGGCCAACCCGCCAATCGACTTCATGTCGCTGGCCGTGGTGTTCATCCTGGCGACGCTGCTCGGCTTCGCCAGCCACGCCCCCGGCTCGATCGGCGTGTTCGATGCCGCCATGCTGCTGGCGCTGCCCGAATTCGGCCGCGAGCAGCTGCTGGCGACGCTGCTGGTGTTCCGCATCCTCTATTTCGTGATCCCGTTCGGCCTCGCCATCTCCATCATGGGCGCGCGCGAGCTCTGGATGAACGTGGTCGAGCCCTGGCAGGAGCGGCGGCGGTTGGCGGAGGCCTGCGCGCAGGCCAATCTGCCAAAGCAGGTGGCAGCAATGGAGCGCGAGCGGACGCTGCGGCAGGCCAGCAAGCGGTAG
- a CDS encoding DUF1127 domain-containing protein: MTTISQTAGRNLRPSSTGGFFSILAQGAYALFNSLERRSAVKTLSDLDDRALRDIGITRSQIEDAVYGQVKAELTRYL, from the coding sequence ATGACCACGATCTCACAAACTGCCGGGCGGAATTTACGCCCTTCCTCGACGGGCGGATTTTTCAGCATCCTCGCCCAGGGCGCCTATGCGCTCTTCAACAGCCTCGAGCGCCGCTCGGCCGTCAAGACATTGAGCGACCTCGACGACCGCGCCCTGCGCGACATCGGGATCACGCGCAGCCAGATCGAGGACGCCGTCTACGGGCAGGTCAAGGCCGAGCTGACGCGGTATCTGTGA
- a CDS encoding ferritin-like domain-containing protein, with translation MGLFTKDIKTMNDLFVHQLQDIYYAEQQLTKALPKMASKATDPQLKQGFLTHLEETKQHVARLEEVFKMHGVAAKAVDCPAIDGIIEEAEETAGEVADKAVLDAALINAAQAAEHYEIVRYGSLIAWAKQLGRNDCASVLAKTLEEEKATDQKLTALAESKVNLRAAS, from the coding sequence ATGGGACTGTTCACAAAAGACATCAAGACCATGAACGACCTGTTCGTGCACCAGCTCCAGGACATCTATTACGCCGAGCAGCAGCTGACCAAGGCGCTGCCGAAGATGGCCAGCAAGGCCACCGATCCGCAGTTGAAACAGGGCTTTTTGACGCATCTCGAGGAAACGAAACAGCACGTCGCGCGGCTGGAGGAGGTCTTCAAGATGCACGGCGTCGCCGCAAAGGCAGTCGACTGTCCGGCGATCGACGGCATCATCGAGGAAGCCGAGGAGACCGCCGGCGAAGTCGCCGACAAGGCGGTGCTCGACGCCGCCCTGATCAACGCGGCGCAGGCCGCCGAACATTACGAGATCGTGCGCTATGGGAGCCTGATCGCCTGGGCCAAGCAACTCGGCCGCAACGACTGCGCCAGTGTGCTCGCCAAGACGCTTGAGGAGGAGAAGGCAACCGACCAGAAGCTGACAGCACTGGCCGAGAGCAAGGTGAACCTGCGCGCGGCAAGCTAA
- a CDS encoding universal stress protein — MFKSILVPIDLADTDLAKPAIATAATLSQTWSGTVRLLNVLPMTPVMLAEYVPADFDEQQRQTSEEALAIVARESGIDPSRISSVVRQGGIYHEILEEAVHMKADLIVMTSHRPAMRTYFLGSNAGHVVRYAKCSVLVVRH, encoded by the coding sequence ATGTTCAAGTCCATCCTCGTGCCCATCGACCTCGCCGACACCGACCTCGCCAAGCCGGCGATCGCGACCGCGGCCACGCTGTCGCAGACCTGGAGCGGCACGGTGCGGCTACTCAACGTGCTGCCGATGACGCCGGTGATGCTGGCCGAATATGTGCCGGCCGATTTCGACGAACAGCAGCGCCAAACGTCGGAAGAAGCACTTGCCATCGTCGCGCGCGAATCCGGCATCGATCCGAGCCGCATCTCCAGCGTGGTCCGCCAGGGCGGCATCTACCACGAGATCCTGGAGGAAGCCGTGCACATGAAGGCCGATCTGATCGTGATGACCTCGCACCGGCCGGCGATGCGCACCTACTTCCTCGGCTCCAACGCCGGCCACGTGGTGCGCTACGCGAAGTGCTCGGTGCTGGTGGTGAGGCACTGA
- a CDS encoding DMT family transporter, with protein sequence MTATTMTDTGWSRYRGLVALAVGYQWFYNGANFLAFKVAGNVLHPLMVATLRFSIAALLLLPFALVRWQRSPPSARELGGAALIGVIMLVASQALAIWGTHFLPAGVAAVFGSAAPLFLALFAWGLFHQPLTRRQVAGVAIGFLGLVLMGWTSATGAEFRPLGAVLTLTAAAAWAAGSLLAPRLTLPRDPVIGLTTQLAAAGLVLGAIVTVSGITIRTDLSRMPPAAWGALAFLVVASTLVGYAVFLTLNAKVSPTLANTFNYAAPVIALCLSALLLHEPLTVEKLLAGGIALGGVALMIDRKAPGARQPGRPANT encoded by the coding sequence ATGACCGCGACAACCATGACGGACACCGGCTGGAGCAGGTATCGCGGGCTGGTCGCCCTCGCAGTCGGTTACCAGTGGTTCTATAACGGAGCCAACTTCCTGGCTTTCAAGGTCGCCGGGAACGTCCTGCATCCGCTGATGGTGGCAACGCTGCGCTTTTCGATTGCGGCGCTGCTTCTGCTCCCATTCGCGTTGGTCCGTTGGCAAAGATCGCCGCCCTCGGCGCGCGAGTTGGGCGGCGCCGCGCTCATCGGCGTCATCATGCTCGTCGCCAGTCAGGCGCTGGCGATCTGGGGGACGCACTTTCTGCCAGCCGGAGTGGCCGCGGTGTTTGGGTCCGCGGCACCGCTCTTCCTGGCGCTGTTCGCCTGGGGCCTGTTCCATCAGCCGCTGACGCGCCGTCAGGTCGCCGGCGTCGCCATTGGTTTCCTCGGCCTTGTGCTGATGGGCTGGACGTCCGCCACCGGAGCCGAGTTCCGACCGCTCGGCGCGGTGCTCACGCTCACAGCGGCCGCGGCCTGGGCGGCAGGGTCCTTACTCGCGCCGCGGCTGACGCTGCCGCGCGATCCCGTGATCGGCCTCACGACGCAGCTGGCGGCCGCCGGCCTGGTGCTCGGAGCGATCGTCACGGTATCGGGGATAACCATCAGGACTGACCTATCGCGCATGCCCCCGGCAGCTTGGGGTGCGCTGGCTTTCCTGGTCGTGGCAAGCACGCTGGTCGGGTATGCCGTCTTCCTGACGCTCAACGCCAAGGTCTCACCGACGCTCGCCAACACTTTCAATTACGCCGCGCCAGTCATCGCCCTGTGTCTCTCCGCGCTGCTGTTGCACGAGCCCCTCACGGTCGAGAAGCTTTTGGCAGGCGGGATCGCATTGGGGGGCGTCGCCTTGATGATCGATCGCAAGGCGCCCGGCGCGCGCCAACCCGGCCGTCCAGCAAACACATGA
- a CDS encoding LysR family transcriptional regulator translates to MELKDLRCFVAIAETGGFRSASRRLGMEQSIVSRRLASLEDGLGVSLVERGRNGVRLTAAGGRFLEQVRTSLSQLDVAVSHAQAAGEAVAGRVRIGITSSIASGFVRELLAAWRTDHPRVAIDLVEGGPNEHVAAVLAHKLDLTFQLSSVPHQGLDAEQLWIDRVFAATASGSPYAAHGRCRMAQLADAEFIVSTRNSGPDIRDFLTTRLYQLGNSPSIRMIDIGREALMHCVGLGMGVTVTTSADATIGYPDVTFVEILDERLPFSAIWSPHNDNPALRRFLSGARIRARKSARPHREAPAND, encoded by the coding sequence ATGGAACTCAAGGATCTCCGCTGCTTCGTCGCCATTGCGGAAACCGGCGGTTTCCGGAGTGCGTCTCGGCGGCTCGGGATGGAGCAGTCGATCGTCAGCCGGCGGCTCGCGAGCCTGGAGGACGGCCTTGGCGTCTCTCTGGTCGAGCGCGGTCGCAATGGCGTTCGGCTGACCGCGGCGGGCGGACGCTTTCTCGAACAGGTTCGCACCTCGCTGTCGCAACTGGACGTGGCGGTCTCGCATGCGCAGGCCGCGGGTGAAGCGGTGGCCGGACGCGTCAGGATCGGCATCACCTCATCCATCGCCTCCGGCTTCGTGCGCGAACTGCTAGCGGCATGGCGCACGGACCACCCACGCGTGGCGATCGATCTCGTCGAGGGCGGGCCGAACGAGCACGTGGCCGCGGTCCTCGCCCATAAACTGGATCTGACGTTTCAACTGAGTTCAGTCCCCCACCAGGGGCTCGATGCCGAGCAGCTCTGGATCGACCGCGTATTCGCCGCGACCGCGAGCGGTAGCCCTTATGCGGCGCACGGCCGTTGCAGGATGGCTCAGCTCGCAGACGCTGAATTCATCGTCAGCACGCGAAACTCTGGACCCGACATCCGGGACTTCCTGACCACCCGACTCTATCAGCTCGGCAATAGCCCCTCGATCCGGATGATCGATATCGGACGCGAAGCCCTGATGCATTGCGTCGGGCTGGGCATGGGCGTGACGGTCACCACCAGCGCCGACGCTACAATCGGCTACCCCGACGTCACGTTCGTCGAGATTCTCGACGAGCGACTGCCCTTCAGCGCAATCTGGTCGCCTCACAACGACAACCCGGCATTGCGACGCTTCCTCAGTGGGGCACGGATCAGGGCACGCAAAAGCGCGCGTCCGCACAGAGAAGCGCCTGCCAATGACTGA